The proteins below come from a single Psychrobacter sp. FDAARGOS_221 genomic window:
- a CDS encoding enoyl-ACP reductase — MLLQGKRFVVTGIASKLSIAWAIAEALHREGASLILTYPNDKMKKRVDMAAEKFAADLVLPCDVGSDEQIKECFDAVADHWPEGIDGVVHAIGFAPAEELNGDFTEVTTREGSGIAHDISAYSFVALAKASRELLAKRQGSLLTLTYEGSISVLPNYNVMGMAKASLEASVRYLASSLGKDGIRVNAVSAGPIRTLAASGIKSFRRMLDINAKIAPLQRNVSQMEVGNAALFLLSPWASGITGEILFVDGGFNTVAISEQLLDLAGTE; from the coding sequence ATGTTGTTACAAGGAAAGCGGTTTGTGGTGACAGGTATTGCCAGTAAGTTATCCATTGCTTGGGCGATTGCTGAAGCGCTACACAGAGAAGGGGCGTCATTAATTTTGACTTACCCCAATGATAAAATGAAAAAGCGGGTCGATATGGCAGCAGAAAAGTTTGCTGCAGACTTGGTATTGCCGTGTGATGTTGGCTCTGATGAACAAATTAAAGAGTGTTTTGATGCCGTTGCAGATCACTGGCCTGAGGGTATCGATGGCGTGGTACATGCGATTGGATTTGCACCGGCGGAAGAGTTAAATGGCGACTTTACCGAAGTGACTACCCGTGAAGGCAGTGGTATAGCCCATGATATTTCTGCTTATAGCTTTGTGGCGTTAGCCAAAGCCTCTCGTGAATTATTGGCCAAGCGTCAAGGGTCTTTGTTGACTCTGACTTACGAAGGTAGTATCTCAGTATTACCTAACTATAATGTGATGGGGATGGCCAAAGCCAGTCTTGAGGCCAGTGTGCGTTATCTAGCATCATCATTGGGTAAAGACGGTATCCGAGTAAACGCAGTATCTGCGGGCCCTATACGCACGCTTGCTGCCAGCGGTATTAAGTCATTCCGCCGTATGTTAGATATTAATGCTAAGATTGCGCCGTTACAGCGCAATGTCAGTCAAATGGAAGTGGGTAATGCGGCCTTATTCTTATTGTCACCTTGGGCATCTGGTATCACCGGTGAGATCTTATTTGTGGATGGCGGTTTCAACACCGTTGCAATCAGTGAGCAGTTATTAGACTTAGCTGGCACCGAATAA
- a CDS encoding cupin domain-containing protein, translating to MTDVRYCLPDDMTAEQFLAEYWQKKPLLIKQGLPQLAEMFEPDDILGLSLEEAATARLITQNQAPGQTDQWQLQQSPLSEAMFDDLPEQWTVLVQNLEQWSPELGQLWNAFNFIPQWQRDDIMVSYAPAGGSVGKHYDDYDVFLAQGYGHRRWQLGKYCAETTEFIPDQPIRIFDDMGTLIFDEVLEPGDVLYVPPKLSHYGVAQDDCLTFSFGFRRPNLMQVLDSVVDMGTTDASLFVPLLLEQGVQSAGQLHKDSIDQIKAQLLAMLQSDKGDALIAQAVSEVVSKREYELLVPEDTLDLDQLQQVLEEGGIIRTDYSSRLIYTQLPESDTNAPVIYANGQRLDDISSAEAQLLKRLADGESLTMEDIDAESLPLETIMGWLENSWVWVDF from the coding sequence ATGACTGATGTCCGTTATTGTTTACCAGATGATATGACAGCCGAGCAGTTTTTGGCTGAATATTGGCAAAAAAAACCACTATTGATTAAACAAGGTTTACCACAATTGGCAGAGATGTTCGAGCCAGACGATATCTTAGGCTTAAGCCTAGAGGAAGCGGCTACAGCGCGACTGATTACCCAAAATCAAGCTCCGGGGCAAACAGATCAATGGCAGCTGCAACAAAGTCCACTGTCTGAAGCCATGTTCGATGATTTACCTGAGCAATGGACGGTCCTGGTACAAAACTTAGAGCAATGGTCGCCAGAGCTAGGACAACTGTGGAATGCGTTTAACTTTATCCCGCAGTGGCAACGTGATGATATCATGGTGTCTTATGCACCGGCTGGCGGTTCTGTCGGTAAGCATTATGATGACTACGATGTATTTTTAGCTCAGGGCTATGGTCATAGACGTTGGCAACTGGGCAAATATTGCGCTGAGACCACTGAGTTTATCCCTGATCAACCGATTCGTATTTTTGATGATATGGGCACGCTTATTTTTGATGAGGTGTTAGAGCCAGGTGATGTGCTTTATGTGCCGCCAAAATTATCTCATTATGGGGTTGCGCAAGATGACTGCCTAACCTTCTCATTTGGCTTTCGCCGCCCAAATCTGATGCAAGTATTAGATAGTGTGGTTGATATGGGAACCACAGATGCCTCTTTATTCGTGCCACTATTACTTGAGCAAGGTGTTCAGTCTGCCGGTCAGCTGCACAAAGACAGCATCGATCAGATTAAAGCTCAGCTACTAGCGATGCTACAGTCTGATAAAGGCGATGCCTTAATTGCGCAAGCCGTCAGTGAAGTAGTCAGTAAGCGTGAATACGAGCTGTTGGTTCCTGAAGATACGTTAGACTTAGACCAGCTCCAGCAAGTGCTTGAAGAAGGCGGCATCATTCGTACCGATTATAGCAGTCGTCTTATTTATACTCAGCTTCCAGAATCAGATACTAACGCGCCGGTTATTTATGCCAATGGGCAACGCCTTGATGACATTAGCAGTGCTGAAGCACAGTTATTAAAACGTCTGGCAGATGGCGAATCATTAACAATGGAAGATATTGATGCTGAGTCATTACCGTTAGAAACCATCATGGGTTGGTTAGAGAACAGTTGGGTTTGGGTCGACTTCTAA
- a CDS encoding NF038104 family lipoprotein encodes MKHLYTVMLVISCLTLQGCLHHVVTVPAKIAYKTTKGVVKGTVAVTKAVIPGGDDDDDDD; translated from the coding sequence ATGAAACATCTATACACCGTCATGCTAGTCATCAGCTGTCTTACGTTACAAGGCTGCCTGCATCACGTGGTCACTGTGCCAGCTAAAATCGCTTACAAAACGACCAAAGGCGTGGTTAAGGGTACAGTAGCAGTCACCAAAGCAGTTATTCCAGGCGGTGATGATGACGACGATGACGATTAA
- a CDS encoding DUF2238 domain-containing protein, with product MILASIHPLNWNDYLLHQAGTIVFMAMVWRCYRKYGAKPASFAYASLFILIHIIGARYLYSYVPYNEWTQALFSFNLNEIFGWQRNMYDRLVHFSYGLLLLPLMRDVLRSFFPAASTKTLILLALQFNLASSALYELFEWILAIGLSSEAAEAYNGQQGDMWDAQKDMALAFLGGMVSALIYQLKAVSQSNKTLYESANK from the coding sequence ATGATTCTAGCAAGCATCCATCCGTTAAATTGGAATGACTACCTGCTTCATCAAGCAGGTACGATTGTTTTTATGGCAATGGTTTGGCGCTGTTACCGTAAATATGGTGCTAAGCCCGCCTCCTTTGCCTATGCCAGTTTGTTTATCCTGATTCACATTATAGGGGCTCGCTATTTGTATTCGTACGTGCCCTACAATGAGTGGACTCAGGCTCTGTTCTCGTTCAATTTAAACGAAATCTTTGGCTGGCAGCGCAATATGTACGACAGATTGGTCCATTTTAGCTATGGTCTGTTATTGCTGCCATTGATGCGTGATGTGTTGCGAAGCTTTTTTCCGGCAGCGTCAACCAAGACCTTAATTTTACTGGCGTTACAGTTTAATCTGGCCAGCAGTGCGCTATATGAGTTATTTGAATGGATATTAGCTATCGGGTTATCATCGGAAGCTGCTGAAGCTTACAATGGTCAACAAGGTGATATGTGGGATGCACAAAAAGACATGGCCTTAGCGTTTCTAGGCGGTATGGTTAGTGCCCTTATTTATCAGCTTAAAGCCGTATCTCAATCAAATAAGACCTTATACGAAAGCGCTAATAAATAA
- the purB gene encoding adenylosuccinate lyase: MSVSLSALTALSPIDGRYASRADSLRPFLSEFGLIKARVTVEIRWLQALADNDAITELAKFDQDTNAFLDAIVDNFSEDDAQAIKDIEKTTNHDVKAVEYFIKNKFRGNAQLEDSLEFIHFACTSEDINNLSYALMLKDSRDIVVAKLQQVTDSIVALAKEHAAQPMLSRTHGQTASPTTLGKEMANVAYRLARQIKQINQVELLGKINGAVGNYNAHLSAYPDVDWTAHAQQFITERLGLTFNPYTTQIEPHDYIAELFDALRRFNTVLIDFNRDVWQYISLGYFKQKLKEGEVGSSTMPHKVNPIDFENSEGNLGVANAMLAHLGEKLPISRMQRDLSDSTVLRNIGVGLAQSMIAYDACLKGIGKLEVNPERLDADLDQAQEVLAEPIQTVMRRYRVENPYEKLKALTRGQAMTREKMLEFVNGNELDAVPEADKARLRELTPATYIGNADEQAQAIEEWIAKL; encoded by the coding sequence ATGTCTGTCTCATTATCTGCTTTAACTGCCCTATCTCCAATCGATGGTCGCTATGCCAGCCGTGCTGACTCTTTGCGCCCTTTTTTATCAGAATTTGGTCTGATTAAAGCCCGTGTCACTGTAGAAATTCGCTGGTTACAAGCCTTAGCGGATAACGATGCCATCACCGAATTAGCTAAGTTTGATCAAGACACCAACGCCTTTTTGGATGCCATCGTTGACAACTTTAGCGAAGATGATGCGCAAGCGATTAAAGACATTGAAAAAACAACCAACCATGACGTTAAGGCGGTTGAGTACTTCATTAAAAACAAATTCCGTGGCAATGCGCAGCTAGAAGACAGCTTAGAGTTCATCCACTTCGCCTGTACTTCAGAAGACATTAACAACCTATCTTATGCGTTAATGCTAAAAGACAGCCGTGACATCGTGGTTGCTAAATTACAACAAGTGACGGACTCAATCGTTGCCCTTGCCAAAGAGCACGCCGCTCAGCCAATGCTGTCACGCACCCATGGTCAAACCGCTAGCCCAACGACTTTGGGTAAAGAAATGGCAAACGTTGCTTACCGCCTAGCCCGTCAAATCAAACAGATTAACCAAGTAGAGTTACTGGGTAAAATCAACGGCGCAGTGGGTAACTATAACGCTCACTTATCCGCTTATCCTGATGTTGATTGGACAGCACACGCCCAGCAATTTATCACTGAGCGTTTAGGCTTAACCTTTAACCCTTACACTACTCAAATTGAACCACACGATTATATCGCTGAGTTATTTGACGCGTTACGTCGTTTCAATACGGTTCTAATCGACTTCAACCGTGATGTTTGGCAATACATCAGCTTAGGCTATTTCAAGCAAAAGCTAAAAGAAGGTGAAGTTGGCTCATCAACCATGCCACACAAAGTTAACCCAATCGACTTTGAAAACTCAGAAGGTAACTTAGGTGTTGCTAACGCAATGTTGGCACATCTAGGTGAAAAACTGCCTATCTCACGTATGCAGCGTGATCTATCTGACTCAACCGTATTACGTAATATCGGTGTTGGCCTGGCACAAAGCATGATTGCTTATGATGCGTGCTTAAAAGGTATCGGCAAACTAGAAGTGAACCCTGAGCGCCTAGATGCTGACCTTGATCAAGCACAAGAAGTATTGGCTGAGCCAATTCAAACTGTTATGCGCCGCTACCGTGTTGAAAACCCATATGAAAAACTAAAAGCCTTAACCCGTGGTCAAGCCATGACTCGTGAAAAAATGCTTGAGTTTGTCAATGGTAATGAGCTTGACGCAGTACCTGAAGCAGATAAAGCGCGCTTACGTGAGCTAACGCCTGCGACCTATATCGGTAATGCCGATGAGCAAGCACAAGCTATCGAAGAGTGGATTGCAAAACTGTAG
- the mnmA gene encoding tRNA 2-thiouridine(34) synthase MnmA, protein MTTSPVFDNNHATLPALSLSDVPNPSQTRVIVGMSGGVDSSVSAVLLQQAGFQVEGLFMKNWEEDDGTEYCTAMEDLADAQAVCDKIGIKLHTANFAMEYWDRVFEHFLAEYQAGRTPNPDILCNKEIKFKAFLDYAVTLGADYIATGHYTRRSVNYTREDGVEVAHLMRGLDNNKDQSYFLHAVGGDKIAKTLFPVGELEKPEVRKIAEQHDLATAKKKDSTGICFIGERRFKDFLQQYLPAKPGDIVTDDGITIGKHDGLMYYTLGQRGGIGIGGVKDRPEEPWFVLQKDLTNNQLIVGQGHDHPMLLSQSLVAYKLDWVERIAPKAIFSEDGLKCVAKTRYRQPDQSCTVFADSEDGNRVKVIFDEPQRAVTPGQSAVFYIGEVCLGGGVIESFE, encoded by the coding sequence ATGACCACATCCCCTGTTTTTGACAACAACCACGCCACTCTTCCTGCCCTAAGCCTAAGCGATGTACCCAATCCGAGTCAAACTCGGGTCATCGTCGGTATGTCAGGTGGCGTCGATTCTTCTGTTTCTGCGGTATTATTGCAGCAAGCTGGTTTTCAGGTGGAAGGCCTGTTTATGAAGAACTGGGAAGAGGATGATGGCACAGAGTACTGCACAGCGATGGAAGACTTAGCCGACGCGCAAGCGGTGTGTGACAAAATTGGTATCAAACTGCATACCGCTAACTTTGCGATGGAGTATTGGGATCGCGTATTTGAACACTTTTTGGCTGAATACCAAGCCGGACGCACCCCTAACCCAGATATTTTGTGTAACAAAGAGATCAAGTTTAAAGCCTTCCTCGACTATGCCGTAACCTTGGGTGCTGATTATATTGCAACCGGTCACTACACCCGTCGTAGCGTGAATTACACCCGTGAAGACGGCGTTGAAGTCGCGCACTTAATGCGTGGACTAGATAACAATAAAGATCAAAGCTACTTTTTGCATGCCGTTGGTGGTGACAAAATTGCCAAGACTTTATTCCCAGTTGGCGAATTAGAAAAGCCAGAAGTGCGTAAAATAGCTGAACAGCATGACTTAGCCACGGCGAAGAAAAAAGACTCCACTGGTATTTGCTTTATCGGTGAGCGCCGCTTTAAAGACTTCTTACAACAGTACTTGCCTGCCAAGCCAGGTGATATTGTCACCGATGATGGCATCACGATTGGTAAGCACGATGGGCTGATGTATTATACCTTAGGTCAGCGTGGCGGTATTGGTATTGGCGGCGTTAAAGACCGCCCTGAAGAGCCTTGGTTTGTGCTACAAAAAGACCTAACCAATAACCAATTAATTGTTGGTCAAGGCCATGATCATCCGATGCTATTAAGCCAAAGCTTAGTCGCTTACAAGCTTGACTGGGTTGAACGTATTGCACCTAAAGCCATCTTTAGCGAGGACGGCCTAAAATGTGTGGCCAAAACCCGTTATCGTCAGCCCGATCAAAGCTGCACGGTATTTGCTGACTCTGAAGATGGCAACCGCGTAAAAGTCATCTTTGATGAACCTCAACGTGCGGTTACCCCAGGTCAATCAGCGGTATTTTATATTGGAGAAGTTTGCTTGGGTGGCGGTGTGATTGAGTCGTTTGAGTAG
- the ispF gene encoding 2-C-methyl-D-erythritol 2,4-cyclodiphosphate synthase, with translation MIRIGQGIDVHAFCDPKDVIDTAEQFVTLAGVNIPHPVGLLAHSDGDVVLHALADALLGALALGDIGQHFPDTDEANAGLDSRVLLRHVYDLIIKKGYHLVNADITVMCERPKLAKHNLAMRTNIAEDLNTQIDNISVKATTTEKLGFTGRQEGIMVSAVVLLTQTDNV, from the coding sequence ATGATAAGAATTGGGCAAGGTATTGACGTACACGCGTTTTGCGATCCAAAAGATGTGATCGATACAGCCGAGCAGTTTGTGACTTTAGCAGGGGTGAATATCCCGCATCCGGTCGGTTTACTGGCGCATTCAGATGGTGATGTGGTATTGCATGCTTTGGCTGACGCGCTGCTTGGTGCATTGGCTCTTGGCGATATAGGGCAACACTTTCCAGATACTGATGAGGCCAATGCTGGACTAGATTCACGTGTGCTGCTGCGTCATGTCTATGATTTAATTATCAAAAAAGGCTATCATTTGGTAAATGCAGATATCACGGTGATGTGTGAGCGACCAAAGTTGGCTAAACACAATCTGGCGATGCGCACCAACATTGCTGAAGATTTAAATACTCAGATTGATAATATCAGTGTTAAAGCAACCACCACTGAAAAGCTTGGCTTTACTGGACGTCAAGAGGGTATCATGGTCAGTGCTGTGGTATTACTGACCCAGACAGACAACGTTTAA
- the grxD gene encoding Grx4 family monothiol glutaredoxin translates to MTDQAQDIETLIRNQIKENPVLLYMKGTPQFPQCGFSARAIEVLTQIGRPFAFVNILENPEIRATLPKIANWPTFPQLWINGELMGGSDIILEMYQSGELKPLVEEHSPAS, encoded by the coding sequence ATGACAGACCAAGCGCAAGATATTGAAACGTTAATCCGCAATCAAATCAAAGAAAACCCAGTATTGTTATATATGAAAGGTACACCACAGTTTCCACAGTGTGGATTTTCTGCTCGTGCCATTGAAGTGTTAACTCAAATTGGTCGTCCTTTTGCGTTCGTTAATATTTTAGAAAACCCTGAAATTCGTGCGACATTGCCAAAAATTGCCAACTGGCCAACATTCCCACAATTGTGGATTAATGGTGAGTTGATGGGCGGTTCAGACATTATCTTAGAAATGTACCAATCAGGCGAATTAAAGCCATTGGTTGAAGAGCATAGCCCTGCTAGCTAA
- the creC gene encoding two-component system sensor histidine kinase CreC, whose product MSNTPSPQSENQSQQTSDSNSNEDNRNTGSTSTPPNWYAKLHPIGKDSSAHTASRKPEKILNLSLFFRIWIAVGVIVIISGIVVFNQLFTYVRPITQQVIEDTLVDTSKLLAASLQSAVESGEIYNSSYQAMLDQAFTTPSLPESDSGSAATENSNTSENIKTQPSNSSVNSESSNESQPLNPVIKALPFETQATWYHQKQRSSFRVYITDNQGIVIYDSLPEQGNHTNPEGNARGEDYSSWNDVNLTLQGKYGARTTRSDPNDSSTSVMYVAQPIYSSDGSGDIIAVVSVGKPTSTVLPYLNATRQRMLTASLIISIVTLIMAGLVAWWLRQSTLLVTRYTQSLAQDTKKPYFYLGRELNELTDTIESMKHRLENRAYVTDYVHTLTHELKSPLTAIRASGELLEETDLDSEDRQMLSQTITEQSIKLHSLIDRLLLLAKIEQPTFKLAIQAIDPDALVQTLIAGSEMQRQYQHLEIDYQCDLKQSNQSFIFADEFWMTQALQNVLDNALYFAHHKVLVSVTTQQINKAPFIKLSFINDGEPIPEYALAKVFDRYFSLSHQYNKPTNNPAQTPSSPAPRQQGKKGTGLGLTLVKQVIERHGGYVSIHNLSDQSQQHNKTPETNSGVEVVILLPIAPLQD is encoded by the coding sequence ATGAGCAACACCCCTTCTCCACAATCTGAAAATCAAAGCCAACAGACCAGTGATTCCAATAGTAACGAAGACAACCGAAACACAGGTAGCACATCCACGCCGCCCAATTGGTATGCCAAGCTACACCCAATAGGCAAAGACAGTAGCGCTCACACTGCTAGCCGTAAACCTGAGAAAATTCTTAATTTGAGTTTGTTTTTTCGGATTTGGATTGCAGTTGGGGTGATTGTCATCATCTCGGGTATTGTGGTTTTCAACCAGTTGTTTACCTACGTTCGCCCTATCACCCAGCAAGTGATTGAAGATACTTTAGTGGACACCTCTAAACTGTTGGCTGCCAGCTTACAATCTGCGGTCGAAAGCGGAGAGATTTATAACAGCAGCTATCAGGCCATGCTTGATCAAGCTTTCACGACCCCTTCACTTCCTGAATCTGACTCAGGGTCGGCTGCAACTGAAAATAGCAACACATCTGAAAACATTAAGACACAGCCATCTAATTCGAGCGTAAATTCTGAGTCATCAAATGAGTCACAACCTTTAAATCCAGTGATTAAAGCGTTACCTTTCGAGACCCAAGCTACTTGGTATCATCAAAAGCAGCGCAGTAGTTTCCGAGTCTATATTACCGATAACCAAGGCATCGTTATCTATGACTCTTTGCCGGAACAAGGCAATCATACTAATCCAGAAGGAAATGCCAGAGGCGAAGATTACTCGAGTTGGAATGATGTCAATCTAACCTTACAAGGTAAGTATGGCGCACGCACCACTCGTAGTGATCCCAATGATTCATCAACGTCGGTGATGTATGTCGCTCAGCCCATATATAGCTCAGATGGTAGCGGTGATATCATCGCTGTGGTCAGTGTCGGCAAACCAACCTCAACCGTGCTACCTTACCTAAATGCCACGCGACAACGGATGTTAACTGCCTCACTGATTATCAGTATCGTCACCTTAATCATGGCAGGCTTGGTCGCTTGGTGGCTGCGTCAAAGTACCTTATTGGTCACTCGCTACACTCAGTCATTGGCACAAGATACTAAAAAGCCTTACTTTTACTTGGGTCGTGAGCTTAATGAGCTAACCGATACCATTGAAAGCATGAAGCATCGGCTTGAAAATCGAGCTTATGTGACTGACTATGTGCATACTTTGACGCATGAACTAAAAAGCCCACTGACGGCGATTCGCGCCAGTGGTGAGCTATTAGAAGAGACCGATTTAGACAGTGAAGACAGACAAATGCTCAGCCAGACCATCACTGAGCAAAGTATCAAATTGCACTCGTTGATTGACCGCTTGTTGCTATTGGCAAAAATTGAACAGCCTACATTCAAGTTAGCGATTCAAGCCATAGATCCAGATGCACTGGTTCAGACTCTAATTGCCGGCAGTGAAATGCAGCGTCAGTATCAGCATCTAGAGATTGACTATCAATGTGACCTGAAGCAGTCCAATCAAAGCTTTATTTTTGCCGATGAGTTTTGGATGACTCAAGCCTTACAAAATGTGCTTGATAATGCCTTATATTTTGCGCATCACAAAGTACTGGTGTCAGTGACTACGCAGCAAATTAACAAAGCACCTTTTATCAAGTTGTCCTTTATTAATGATGGTGAACCCATACCTGAGTATGCTTTAGCTAAAGTCTTTGATCGCTATTTCAGCTTATCGCATCAGTACAATAAGCCCACCAATAACCCAGCTCAGACACCTAGCTCACCAGCACCGAGACAACAAGGTAAAAAAGGTACCGGACTGGGACTAACCTTGGTAAAACAGGTGATTGAACGTCATGGTGGTTATGTCAGTATCCATAATCTAAGCGATCAAAGTCAGCAACATAACAAAACCCCTGAGACTAACTCAGGGGTTGAGGTGGTAATTTTATTACCTATCGCACCGCTTCAAGATTAA
- a CDS encoding response regulator transcription factor yields the protein MTPSMPQSTPVHSSSPHILIVEDDPAIATSLRVTFKREGWQVTWLDNATSVLPTLTDFNEQQQPLAGIVLDVGLPDGDGLNLCQDIRRSEQIGSLKQLPIVFLTARSDEIDRILGLEMGGDDYCPKPFSPRELVARLKAIWRREQLTASATLDTQTQSQQETEPQQFVLESGIWRYEPMTYTLYWNDHKLELSNTERKLILALLANPDRVFSREQLLNAISDYPDHRLARTIDSHVKSIRKQLAQISEQQDVEIIHTHRGLGYGLCAS from the coding sequence ATGACTCCCTCTATGCCACAATCAACGCCTGTACATTCAAGTTCGCCTCATATTTTAATCGTTGAAGATGATCCGGCGATTGCCACATCGTTAAGAGTGACTTTCAAACGCGAAGGCTGGCAAGTGACTTGGCTGGATAATGCCACTAGCGTGCTACCCACTTTGACTGACTTTAATGAGCAGCAGCAGCCATTAGCTGGTATCGTGTTAGATGTAGGTTTGCCCGATGGTGATGGTCTAAATCTATGTCAGGACATACGCCGAAGTGAGCAGATTGGTAGCTTAAAACAACTGCCTATCGTATTTTTGACGGCTCGCAGTGATGAGATAGATAGAATACTTGGCCTTGAAATGGGCGGCGATGATTATTGTCCCAAGCCCTTTAGTCCAAGAGAATTGGTTGCTCGATTAAAAGCCATTTGGCGCCGTGAACAACTTACCGCATCAGCAACTCTTGATACCCAAACTCAGAGCCAACAAGAGACTGAGCCGCAACAGTTTGTGTTAGAGTCAGGCATTTGGCGCTATGAGCCGATGACTTATACCCTATATTGGAATGATCATAAGCTAGAGCTCAGTAATACCGAGCGCAAACTAATACTGGCCTTATTAGCCAATCCAGATCGAGTGTTTAGTCGTGAACAATTATTAAATGCCATTAGTGATTATCCCGATCATCGCTTAGCTCGCACCATTGATAGTCATGTTAAATCTATTCGTAAGCAATTGGCTCAGATTAGCGAGCAGCAGGATGTTGAAATCATTCACACTCATCGTGGCTTAGGTTATGGACTTTGTGCGTCATGA
- a CDS encoding sulfite exporter TauE/SafE family protein, with amino-acid sequence MIATALDITSFVDVGFGLPLWHLVALFLLGVVAFVISTISGGGGALLLIPAVSWLTGASSAPPIINLGTFLSRPSRMLLFWHDIDWRLILYYVPSAIAGAWLSGLLFSRLNAQWIQLAVGIFLVSTLFQYKFGKVDKTFHMPKSGFIPLGFLVAFVSTLVGGLGPVLNPFYMNSGLTKEDLIATKTANSFFVGIAQISSYAFFGVLTPALWVYGLVLGVGAIVGNMIGKRFLTGMSVTQFRTALLVLMSISGLVMIIDNIDLIL; translated from the coding sequence ATGATTGCCACTGCCTTAGACATTACCTCTTTTGTAGATGTTGGCTTTGGCCTACCGCTTTGGCACCTTGTGGCACTATTTTTACTGGGTGTGGTTGCTTTTGTGATATCGACCATCTCCGGGGGTGGGGGCGCACTGCTATTAATACCCGCCGTGTCTTGGTTAACCGGCGCCTCTTCTGCCCCGCCCATCATTAACCTAGGTACTTTCTTATCACGCCCTTCACGTATGCTGTTGTTTTGGCATGATATTGATTGGCGTCTTATCTTATATTACGTGCCTAGTGCTATTGCCGGCGCTTGGTTATCGGGACTGTTATTTAGCCGCTTAAATGCGCAGTGGATACAGCTGGCCGTTGGTATATTCTTGGTATCCACCTTATTTCAATACAAATTTGGCAAAGTGGACAAAACCTTTCACATGCCAAAATCAGGCTTTATTCCCTTAGGCTTTTTGGTTGCATTCGTCAGCACCTTAGTTGGCGGCTTAGGGCCAGTTTTAAATCCGTTTTATATGAATTCAGGCCTCACCAAAGAGGATTTGATTGCCACTAAAACAGCCAATTCATTCTTTGTCGGTATTGCTCAAATCAGCAGTTATGCCTTCTTTGGCGTACTCACGCCAGCGCTATGGGTTTATGGCCTGGTGTTAGGGGTCGGCGCCATTGTTGGTAATATGATTGGTAAGCGCTTTTTGACCGGCATGAGTGTTACTCAGTTTCGTACTGCGCTGCTTGTTTTGATGAGTATCAGTGGTCTGGTTATGATTATTGATAATATTGATTTAATCTTATAA